The following are encoded together in the Oncorhynchus masou masou isolate Uvic2021 chromosome 5, UVic_Omas_1.1, whole genome shotgun sequence genome:
- the ddx19b gene encoding ATP-dependent RNA helicase DDX19B gives MSTDSWAQAVDEQEAAAESIGSLQIKDKPEENGTANAALATTTTTTTTTTTNTAAASATTPAKTGGGEGDKTGEEDDKDDKAAQSLLNKLIRSNLVNTTNQVEVLQRDPNSPLYSVKSFEELRLKPQLLQGVYAMGFNRPSKIQENALPMMLAEPPQNLIAQSQSGTGKTAAFVLAMLSHVDPNNKFPQALCVSPTYELALQTGKVIEQMGKHYSEVKLVYAIRGNKLQRGTQLQEQVVIGTPGTMLDWCLKFKFIDPKKIKVFVLDEADVMIATQGHQDQSIRIQRMLPKQCQMLLFSATFEETVWNFAQRIVPDPNIIKLKREEETLDTIKQYYVLCNSKEEKFMALCNIYGAITIAQAMIFCHTRKTAGWLAGELSREGHQVALLSGEMQVEQRAAVIDRFRDGKEKVLVTTNVCARGIDVEQVSVVINFDLPVDRDGNPDNETYLHRIGRTGRFGKRGLAINMVDSRFSMNVLNKIQDHFNKKIEKLDTDDLDEIEKIAG, from the exons ATGTCAACCGACTCCTGGGCCCAGGCTGTGGACGAGCAAGAAGCCGCGGCGGAATCG ATTGGTAGCCTACAAATCAAAGACAAGCCCGAGGAAAATG GTACTGCCAACGCTGCATTGGCGACGACGACAACGACAACAACGACGACGACGACAAACACAGCAGCCGCCAGCGCTACAACGCCTGcaaagacaggaggaggagagggagacaaaacAGGGGAGGAGGATGATAAAG ATGACAAGGCGGCACAGTCCTTATTGAATAAGTTGATACGCAGTAATCTAGTGAACACAACCAATCAAGTAGAAGTTCTACAGAGGGATCCCAACTCTCCACTTTACTCTGTCAAATCCTTCGAGGAACTACGGCT TAAACCTCAGCTGCTCCAGGGAGTGTACGCCATGGGCTTCAACCGACCCTCCAAAATCCAAGAGAACGCATTACCCATGATGCTCGCTGAACC CCCACAGAACCTGATAGCCCAGTCTCAGTCAGGGACGGGGAAGACTGCTGCCTTTGTCCTGGCCATGCTCAGTCATGTTGATCCCAACAACAAGTTCCCACAG gctctctgtgtgtctcctaccTATGAGCTGGCCCTGCAGACAGGAAAGGTCATTGAGCAGATGGGGAAGCACTACTCAGAGGTCAAACTAGTCTACGCCATCAGAGGAAACAAAC TGCAGAGAGGTACCCAGCTCCAGGAGCAGGTTGTGATAGGGACGCCAGGCACCATGCTGGACTGGTGTCTGAAGTTCAAGTTCATCGACCCCAAGAAGATCAAAGTGTTTGTCCTGGACGAAGCTGACGTCATGATCGCTACACAGGGTCATCAGGACCAGAGTATACGCATTCAGAG gATGCTACCCAAACAGTGCCAGATGCTGCTGTTCTCTGCCACGTTCGAGGAGACGGTGTGGAACTTCGCCCAGCGCATCGTCCCAGACCCCAACATCATCAAGCTGAAACGGGAGGAGGAGACGCTGGACACCATCAAACAGTACTACGTCCTCTGTAACAGCAAAGAGGAGAAGTTCATGGCCCTCTGCAACATCTACGGAGCCATCACCATCGCTCAGGCCATGATCTTCTGTCAT ACCAGGAAAACGGCGGGGTGGTTGGCAGGTGAGCTGTCCCGGGAGGGCCACCAGGTGGCGCTGCTCAGTGGGGAGATGCAGGTGGAGCAGAGAGCTGCTGTCATCGACCGCTTCCGAGACGGAAAGGAGAAGGTCCTGGTCACCACCAATGTCTGTGCCAGAG GTATTGACGTGGAGCAGGTTTCCGTGGTGATAAACTTTGACCTGCCGGTGGACAGAGACGGTAACCCGGACAACGAGACGTACCTGCATCGGATTGGCCGCACGGGTCGTTTTGGGAAGCGGGGATTGGCCATCAACATGGTGGACAGCAGGTTCAGCATGAACGTCCTAAACAAGATCCAGGATCACTTCA ATAAGAAGATCGAGAAGCTGGACACCGACGATCTGGATGAGATAGAGAAAATCGCTGGCTGA